The window TGTTCCGCCCACTTTCGTTGCTCACTTCGCCAAGAAACCTTCCATCATGGCTGCCCAGCTAACATTTGACAGCGATGTGTTCCGTAGCTTCGCCTTCTACGCCACCATATGtgtggtcaagatgatgttgatgagttTGTACACGGCGAGGTTCCGTATTGGAAAGAAGGTAGGATAGGGCACTATCGTCCACTTTCTATTCGAAGGCCTATGGCCAAGCGATGTACAATTGAATAATGCATAGTCGATAATATTCCTCCGCAGCGACGTGCCTACCAATGATCGCTAAACTGGGGAGTTACTGCAGTTAGTATTTTTGCTGTGCATTTCTGAAATGTACACTACACTCTAAGTAATCAttaacaaaaaaatatatcagtGATTAATTCCAAATTTTTTaacggcgctgtcaggtgttcgAGAACCCAGAGGACTGCAAGGGTCAGAAAAGGGATGGAAGGCCAGTGCAGATTAGTAAGGATGAAGACGTGGAGAGGGTTAGAAGGTAAACTCCTCACTTAGGActttatatatatgtttattcgtactactttccgttgtacagataacaaaaaataaggtgcaataagacaatacagagttgggtgcaaatacaagtttacgataaggcaaacaaagtaaaaggtaagactgagagtcgaacccgaaaacctctcattcttggagatgatcctgaataagttacattagtatcttgaactatcacaataaaactaacaccaaaaacaatactccatcaaatcaacctgtacacaaaaagttaattatcatgtttatttcctcttttgtgagaatatgattccctgcctcccgcatttcaagcaattccctaacttggatggcaaccctattatgcccCAATCCCCAAATTTCCCTATTGATGTCCCATCAATACGTGCCATCTGCCgtcgatcatcatcattttgaaattcatataCAAAATCATTTTAACTAATGCTATATATTTGGCCATGGTTATGAAGTTTTAATACTTCACCTTTGGGAGATGCAATCTTATAATCCTTATTAGATTGtatatactgtgtagacgccCAGGTACCTGTGCAAAAGGCCCGTATTACGCGTAATGAACCGACGTGAAACAGACGAACCGAAACCGGCTAATAACGTCAACTCTGTTCATATGATCGATTAAAAATAAGCGTCCTCGGTTTAGCTACATTCCTCCCATCGTTTTTATCGAGCGTAATATTTCTCATTGCAGGAACCACCAGAACGACATTGAGAACATCATTCCATTTGTCCTGTTA is drawn from Lineus longissimus chromosome 1, tnLinLong1.2, whole genome shotgun sequence and contains these coding sequences:
- the LOC135489358 gene encoding microsomal glutathione S-transferase 1-like, with amino-acid sequence MAAQLTFDSDVFRSFAFYATICVVKMMLMSLYTARFRIGKKVFENPEDCKGQKRDGRPVQISKDEDVERVRRNHQNDIENIIPFVLLGFVYVLTGPAVSAALTHFRVFTASRIIHTLAYQIPIPQPSRAFSFLVGLIINMSMAVQIIIYAA